The proteins below are encoded in one region of Amycolatopsis acidiphila:
- the ilvA gene encoding threonine ammonia-lyase has translation MRLVALERINEARRLLEGIIRVTPMEHARDLERVHHSPVYLKCENLQRTGSFKIRGAYTRIHGLGQDDRGRGVVAASAGNHAQGVALAASLLGIKSTVFMPMRAPLPKLAATRGYGADVHLHGAVFDETLAEAIAFAEHTGAVFIHPFDHEDVIAGQGTVGLEVLEQVPEASTILVPAGGGGLVSGVAIAVKALRPDTRIVAVQAEGAAAFPPSLAAGKPVRLPGSSTMADGIAVGEPGALTFEHVTALVDDVLTVTEESLSGAVLLCLERRKLVVEPAGVAAVAALMQYPGEFAGPIVGILSGGNVDPLLLLQIIQHGMTAGGRYLALRLRVPDRPGVLASVLSRISELGANVLDVEHSRISGALALGEVEVALNLETRGPEHCADVTTELRRAGYTLVREQTY, from the coding sequence ATGCGATTGGTGGCCCTGGAGCGGATCAACGAGGCGCGTCGGCTCCTCGAGGGGATCATCCGTGTCACCCCGATGGAACACGCACGGGACCTGGAACGGGTTCACCACAGTCCGGTGTATTTGAAGTGCGAGAACCTGCAGCGCACCGGCTCGTTCAAGATCCGGGGCGCCTACACCCGCATCCACGGGCTCGGCCAGGACGACCGCGGGCGCGGGGTGGTCGCCGCGAGCGCCGGGAACCACGCGCAAGGCGTTGCGCTGGCGGCGTCCCTGCTCGGCATCAAGTCGACAGTGTTCATGCCGATGCGCGCGCCGCTGCCGAAACTGGCCGCGACGCGGGGTTACGGGGCGGACGTCCACCTGCACGGGGCGGTGTTCGACGAGACGCTCGCGGAGGCGATCGCCTTCGCCGAGCACACCGGCGCGGTGTTCATCCACCCCTTCGACCACGAGGACGTGATCGCCGGACAGGGCACGGTCGGGCTCGAAGTGCTCGAGCAGGTGCCGGAGGCGAGCACGATCCTGGTGCCCGCCGGTGGCGGTGGCCTGGTGTCGGGCGTGGCGATCGCGGTCAAGGCCCTGCGGCCGGACACCCGGATCGTCGCCGTGCAGGCCGAGGGGGCGGCCGCTTTCCCGCCGTCGCTGGCCGCCGGGAAGCCGGTGCGGCTGCCCGGCTCGTCCACCATGGCGGACGGGATCGCGGTCGGCGAGCCCGGCGCGCTCACGTTCGAGCACGTCACAGCCCTGGTGGACGACGTGCTGACGGTGACGGAGGAGTCGTTGTCCGGCGCGGTGCTGTTGTGCCTGGAGCGGCGGAAGCTCGTCGTCGAACCCGCGGGCGTTGCGGCGGTGGCCGCGTTGATGCAGTACCCGGGCGAGTTCGCCGGCCCGATCGTCGGCATTCTGTCCGGCGGCAACGTCGACCCGCTGCTGTTGCTGCAGATCATCCAGCACGGGATGACCGCGGGCGGGCGCTATCTCGCGTTGCGGCTGCGGGTGCCCGACCGGCCGGGGGTGCTGGCCTCGGTCCTGTCGCGGATCAGCGAGCTGGGTGCCAACGTGCTGGACGTCGAGCACTCGCGGATCTCCGGCGCGCTCGCGTTGGGCGAGGTCGAGGTCGCGCTGAACCTGGAGACCCGCGGTCCGGAGCACTGCGCCGACGTCACCACCGAACTCCGACGCGCGGGCTACACCCTCGTGCGCGAGCAGACCTACTAG
- a CDS encoding cystathionine beta-synthase, whose product MEYYEHVVDLVGNTPLVKLNALTEGLQPLVLAKVEYLNPGGSVKDRIALRMVEAAEASGQLKPGGTIVEPTSGNTGVGLAMVAQRKGYHCVFVCPDKVSEDKRNVLKAYGARVVVCPTAVPPEHPDSYYSVSDRLVEEIEGAWKPNQYANPENPASHYHSTGPELWQQTDGRITHFVAGVGTGGTISGTGRYLKEVSDGKVAVVGADPEGSVYSGGTGRPYLVEGVGEDFWPDTYDRGIADEIIAVSDAESFEITRRLALEEGLLVGGSCGMAVAAALRLAKRLGPDDVVVVLLPDGGRGYLGKVFNDRWMSSFGFLSPDTSGATVGDVLKAKTGALPDLVHTHPNETVAEAVSILSEFNVSQMPVVSAEPPVMAAEVVGAVIERDLLEALFTGKANLADRLDQHMSAPLPTIGASEQVGAAMKALSGADGALVLLDGKPAGVVTRHDLLGFLAGRRG is encoded by the coding sequence GTGGAGTACTACGAGCACGTCGTCGACCTCGTCGGCAACACCCCGCTGGTCAAGCTCAACGCCCTGACCGAGGGCCTGCAGCCGCTGGTGCTGGCCAAGGTGGAGTACCTCAACCCCGGTGGCAGCGTGAAGGACCGCATCGCGCTGCGCATGGTGGAGGCCGCCGAGGCCTCGGGGCAACTCAAGCCCGGCGGCACGATCGTCGAGCCGACCTCCGGCAACACCGGCGTCGGGCTGGCGATGGTCGCCCAGCGCAAGGGCTACCACTGCGTCTTCGTCTGCCCGGACAAGGTCAGCGAGGACAAGCGCAACGTCCTCAAGGCGTACGGCGCGCGCGTGGTCGTCTGCCCGACGGCGGTGCCGCCCGAGCACCCCGACTCCTACTACTCGGTGTCCGACCGGCTCGTCGAGGAGATCGAGGGCGCCTGGAAGCCGAACCAGTACGCCAACCCGGAGAACCCGGCGAGCCACTACCACTCCACGGGCCCGGAGCTCTGGCAGCAGACCGACGGCCGGATCACACACTTCGTCGCGGGCGTCGGCACCGGCGGCACGATCTCCGGCACCGGCCGGTACCTCAAGGAGGTCTCGGACGGGAAGGTCGCCGTGGTCGGCGCGGACCCCGAGGGCTCCGTGTACTCCGGCGGCACCGGGCGGCCGTACCTGGTCGAGGGCGTGGGCGAGGACTTCTGGCCCGACACCTACGACCGCGGCATCGCCGACGAGATCATCGCGGTCTCCGACGCCGAGTCGTTCGAGATCACCCGGCGGCTCGCGCTCGAGGAGGGACTGCTCGTCGGCGGCTCGTGCGGGATGGCCGTCGCCGCCGCGCTGCGGCTGGCGAAGCGCCTGGGTCCCGACGACGTCGTCGTCGTCCTGCTGCCCGACGGCGGCCGCGGCTACCTGGGCAAGGTGTTCAACGACCGGTGGATGTCGTCGTTCGGCTTCCTCTCGCCCGACACCTCCGGCGCCACGGTGGGCGACGTGCTGAAGGCGAAGACGGGTGCGCTGCCCGACCTGGTGCACACGCATCCGAACGAGACCGTGGCCGAGGCGGTCTCGATCCTGTCCGAGTTCAACGTCAGCCAGATGCCGGTGGTCAGCGCCGAGCCGCCGGTGATGGCGGCGGAGGTGGTCGGCGCGGTGATCGAGCGGGACCTGCTCGAGGCGCTGTTCACCGGCAAGGCCAACCTCGCCGACCGGCTGGACCAGCACATGTCGGCGCCGCTGCCGACGATCGGCGCGAGCGAACAGGTCGGCGCCGCGATGAAAGCGCTCTCTGGCGCCGACGGCGCGCTGGTGCTCCTCGACGGCAAGCCCGCAGGCGTGGTGACCAGGCACGATTTGCTGGGTTTCCTGGCGGGCCGGCGCGGGTAG
- a CDS encoding MBL fold metallo-hydrolase — MSSLPLCQTCGMQYTAPRSDCPICEDERQYVPPSGQQWTDLDSLRAEHTGVVRDQGPGVIGIGCEPKFAIGQRALLVKAASGNFLWDCVAYLDDELVAGITALGGITGIAISHPHYYTTVVEWAHAFDVPVYLHEKDREWLGRPDPAIEWWSGETKQVADDLTLVNLGVHFAGGTVLHWPEGEHGRGALLSGDIVQVIPDREFVGFMYSYPNLIPERPPVVRRAAEILAGYRFEAIYGAWWDAIVHEHGHDVVQRSAKRYLDFVSS; from the coding sequence ATGAGCTCGCTGCCCCTGTGCCAGACCTGCGGTATGCAGTACACGGCCCCGCGGTCCGACTGCCCGATCTGCGAGGACGAGCGCCAGTACGTGCCGCCGTCCGGCCAGCAGTGGACCGACCTCGACAGCCTGCGTGCCGAGCACACCGGCGTGGTGCGGGACCAGGGGCCCGGCGTGATCGGCATCGGCTGCGAGCCGAAGTTCGCCATCGGCCAGCGGGCGCTGCTGGTCAAGGCCGCCTCCGGCAACTTCCTGTGGGACTGCGTCGCCTACCTGGACGACGAGCTGGTCGCCGGGATCACCGCGCTCGGCGGCATCACCGGTATCGCGATCAGCCACCCGCACTACTACACGACGGTCGTCGAATGGGCCCACGCCTTCGACGTGCCGGTCTACCTGCACGAGAAGGACCGCGAGTGGCTCGGCAGGCCCGACCCGGCCATCGAGTGGTGGAGCGGCGAGACCAAGCAGGTCGCCGACGACCTCACCCTGGTCAACCTCGGCGTGCACTTCGCCGGCGGCACCGTGTTGCACTGGCCGGAGGGCGAGCATGGCCGTGGCGCGCTGCTGTCGGGCGACATCGTGCAGGTGATCCCGGACCGCGAGTTCGTCGGCTTCATGTACAGCTACCCGAACCTCATCCCGGAACGGCCACCGGTGGTCCGCCGTGCCGCGGAGATCCTCGCCGGCTACCGGTTCGAGGCGATCTACGGCGCCTGGTGGGACGCGATCGTCCACGAGCACGGCCACGACGTCGTGCAGCGCTCGGCCAAGCGCTACCTGGACTTCGTCTCGTCGTAG
- a CDS encoding Lrp/AsnC family transcriptional regulator: protein MDALDAKLLLLLTDAPRLGVLECARRLGVARGTVQARLDRLTEQGVLGGFPPEVDMAAIGYGLTAFAVIEIAQGSRVEVAAALAAIDQVCEAHATTGQGDLFVRMVARDHEDLQRVIDQVVGLPGVRRTNTSLALTTPIPPRVRPLLERIAYDETKSR from the coding sequence GTGGACGCACTCGACGCGAAGCTGCTGCTCCTGCTGACCGACGCGCCGCGGCTCGGTGTCCTGGAGTGCGCGCGGCGGCTGGGCGTGGCGCGCGGGACCGTGCAGGCGCGGCTGGACCGGCTCACCGAGCAGGGCGTGCTCGGCGGGTTCCCGCCGGAGGTCGACATGGCCGCGATCGGCTACGGGCTCACCGCGTTCGCCGTCATCGAGATCGCGCAGGGCAGCCGCGTCGAGGTGGCCGCGGCCCTCGCCGCGATCGACCAGGTCTGCGAGGCGCACGCGACGACCGGGCAGGGCGACCTGTTCGTGCGGATGGTCGCCCGCGACCACGAGGACCTGCAGCGGGTGATCGACCAGGTCGTCGGCCTGCCGGGGGTGCGGCGGACCAACACCTCGCTCGCGCTGACCACGCCGATCCCGCCGCGGGTGCGGCCGCTGCTGGAGCGGATCGCCTACGACGAGACGAAGTCCAGGTAG
- a CDS encoding acetyl-CoA C-acetyltransferase, which produces MPEAVIVSTARSPIGRAGKGSLVNMRPDDLAVQMVRAALDKVPQLDPKDIDDLMLGCGLPGGESGFNMGRAVAVELGYDHLPGCTVTRYCSSSLQTTRMALHAIKAGEGDVFISAGVEAVSRFAKGSSDSWPDTHNPLFADAEARTVKTASEGSDTWVDPRENGQVPDIYIAMGQTAENLARLKNVSREEMDEFGVRSQNLAEKAIADGFWAKDITPVTLPDGTVVSKDDGPRAGVTLEGVAGLKPVFRPDGRVTAGNCCPLNDGAAALVVMSDTKAKELGLTPLARVVSTGVSGLSPEIMGYGPVEASKKALAKAGLGIGDIDLVEINEAFAAQVIPSYRDLGIDIEKLNVNGGAIAVGHPFGMTGARITSTLINSLQHHDKQWGLETMCVGGGQGMAMVLERLS; this is translated from the coding sequence ATGCCCGAAGCCGTGATCGTCTCCACCGCCCGCTCGCCCATCGGGCGCGCGGGCAAGGGGTCGCTCGTGAACATGCGCCCGGACGACCTCGCCGTCCAGATGGTCCGGGCCGCGCTCGACAAGGTCCCGCAGCTGGACCCGAAGGACATCGACGACCTGATGCTCGGCTGTGGCCTGCCCGGCGGTGAGTCCGGCTTCAACATGGGCCGCGCGGTCGCCGTCGAACTGGGCTACGACCACCTGCCCGGCTGCACCGTCACCAGGTACTGCTCGTCCAGCCTGCAGACCACCCGCATGGCCCTGCACGCGATCAAGGCCGGCGAAGGCGACGTCTTCATCTCCGCGGGTGTCGAGGCCGTGTCCCGCTTCGCCAAGGGCAGCTCGGACTCCTGGCCCGACACGCACAACCCGCTGTTCGCCGACGCCGAGGCGCGCACCGTGAAGACCGCGTCCGAGGGCTCGGACACCTGGGTCGACCCGCGCGAGAACGGTCAGGTCCCGGACATCTACATCGCGATGGGGCAGACCGCGGAGAACCTGGCGCGGCTGAAGAACGTCTCCCGCGAGGAGATGGACGAGTTCGGTGTGCGCTCGCAGAACCTCGCGGAGAAGGCGATCGCCGACGGCTTCTGGGCCAAGGACATCACGCCGGTCACGCTGCCCGACGGCACGGTCGTCAGCAAGGACGACGGCCCGCGCGCCGGCGTCACGCTGGAGGGCGTGGCCGGGCTCAAGCCGGTGTTCCGTCCCGACGGCCGGGTCACCGCGGGCAACTGCTGCCCGCTCAACGACGGGGCCGCCGCGCTGGTCGTCATGTCCGACACCAAGGCGAAGGAGCTGGGCCTGACCCCGCTCGCGCGCGTGGTGTCGACCGGCGTTTCGGGCCTGTCACCCGAGATCATGGGCTACGGGCCGGTGGAGGCGTCCAAGAAGGCACTGGCGAAGGCGGGCCTGGGGATCGGCGACATCGACCTGGTCGAGATCAACGAGGCGTTCGCCGCGCAGGTCATCCCGTCCTACCGGGACCTGGGCATCGACATCGAGAAGCTGAACGTCAACGGCGGCGCGATCGCCGTGGGCCACCCGTTCGGCATGACCGGCGCCCGCATCACCTCGACGCTCATCAACTCCCTGCAACACCACGACAAGCAGTGGGGCCTGGAGACGATGTGCGTCGGTGGCGGCCAGGGCATGGCCATGGTGCTCGAGCGCCTGAGCTGA
- a CDS encoding cystathionine gamma-synthase, giving the protein MTDESSRFGFETRAIHAGQEPDPRTGAVIVPIYQTSTYAQDGVGGTREGDYEYSRTANPTRTALEQQLASLEGARHGLAFASGMAASDAVLRTTLRPGDHLVLGNDAYGGTFRLIDKVLTHWGVTYTVANLADIDAVRAAIRPETKLVWCETPSNPLLGIADIPALAGVAHAADAKLVVDNTFATPYLQTPLSLGADIVVHSTTKYLGGHSDVVGGAVLTNEDELREQLFFLRNGAGAVPGAFDAWLTLRGIKTLAVRMERHCDNAERVAEALTAHPKVAQVYYPGLAEHPGHEAAAKQMRRFGGMVSFRHADGEQAALDAPSRTKLFILAESLGGIESLIEHPGRMTHASVAGSMLQVPADLLRLSVGIEDSRDLVEDLLQAL; this is encoded by the coding sequence ATGACGGACGAATCCTCCCGGTTCGGTTTCGAGACACGTGCCATTCACGCTGGTCAGGAACCCGATCCGCGGACCGGCGCGGTCATCGTGCCGATCTACCAGACCTCGACCTACGCGCAGGACGGCGTCGGCGGCACCCGCGAGGGTGACTACGAGTACTCGCGTACCGCGAACCCGACGCGCACCGCGCTGGAGCAGCAGCTCGCCTCGCTCGAAGGGGCCCGTCACGGGCTCGCCTTCGCCTCCGGGATGGCGGCCTCGGACGCCGTGCTGCGCACCACGCTGCGTCCCGGTGACCACCTGGTGCTCGGCAACGACGCCTACGGCGGCACCTTCCGGCTCATCGACAAGGTCCTGACGCACTGGGGCGTGACGTACACCGTCGCGAACCTCGCCGACATCGACGCCGTGCGCGCCGCGATCCGCCCCGAGACGAAGCTCGTCTGGTGCGAGACCCCGAGCAACCCGCTGCTCGGCATCGCCGACATCCCGGCGCTGGCCGGGGTCGCGCACGCCGCCGACGCCAAGCTCGTCGTGGACAACACCTTCGCGACGCCGTACCTGCAGACCCCGCTCTCGCTCGGCGCGGACATCGTCGTGCACTCGACCACGAAGTACCTCGGCGGTCACTCCGACGTGGTCGGCGGCGCGGTGCTGACCAACGAGGACGAGCTGCGCGAGCAGCTGTTCTTCCTGCGCAACGGCGCCGGCGCGGTGCCCGGCGCGTTCGACGCGTGGCTCACGCTGCGGGGGATCAAGACGCTGGCTGTCCGCATGGAGCGGCACTGCGACAACGCCGAGCGTGTCGCCGAGGCACTGACCGCGCATCCGAAGGTCGCGCAGGTCTACTACCCGGGCCTCGCCGAGCACCCGGGGCACGAAGCCGCCGCGAAGCAGATGCGACGCTTCGGCGGGATGGTGTCGTTCCGGCACGCCGACGGGGAGCAGGCCGCGCTGGACGCGCCCTCGCGCACGAAGCTGTTCATCCTGGCGGAGTCGCTCGGCGGGATCGAGTCGCTGATCGAGCATCCTGGCCGGATGACGCACGCGAGCGTCGCGGGTTCGATGCTGCAGGTGCCTGCCGACCTGCTGCGGTTGTCGGTCGGCATCGAGGACTCGCGGGACCTGGTCGAGGACCTGCTGCAGGCGCTCTGA
- the greA gene encoding transcription elongation factor GreA, with protein sequence MVAVSDTQVTWLTQEAFDRLKHELDELIENRPVIAARINDSREEGDLKENGGYHAAREEQGQAEARIRHLQELLRSAKVGEAPANDGTAEPGKVLTVRYDGDDDEEKFLLATREEGAEGALDVYSPESPLGKALLGAKEGESREYDLPNGSKQKVTLIKAVPYTG encoded by the coding sequence ATGGTGGCCGTGAGCGACACCCAGGTGACCTGGCTGACGCAGGAAGCCTTCGACAGGCTCAAGCACGAGCTCGACGAACTGATCGAGAATCGTCCGGTCATCGCCGCGAGGATCAACGACAGCAGGGAAGAGGGCGACCTCAAGGAGAACGGGGGCTACCACGCCGCCCGTGAGGAGCAGGGGCAGGCCGAGGCTCGCATCCGCCACCTGCAGGAGCTGCTGCGCTCGGCCAAGGTCGGCGAGGCGCCGGCCAACGACGGCACCGCGGAACCGGGCAAGGTCCTCACCGTGCGCTACGACGGTGACGACGACGAAGAGAAGTTCCTGCTGGCGACTCGTGAAGAGGGCGCCGAGGGCGCACTGGACGTGTACTCCCCCGAGTCGCCGCTGGGCAAGGCCCTGCTCGGCGCCAAGGAGGGCGAGTCGCGTGAGTACGACCTGCCCAACGGCAGCAAGCAGAAGGTCACCCTGATCAAGGCCGTGCCGTACACCGGCTGA